The Panthera tigris isolate Pti1 chromosome A1, P.tigris_Pti1_mat1.1, whole genome shotgun sequence region AGTATACTATTGGCTTGGGCCAGGCCAGAATGGGCTTCTGCACCGATAGAGAAGATATCAACTCTCTTTGCATGACTGTGGTTCAGAATCTTATGGAGAGAAATAGCCTTTCGTATGATTGCATTGGGCGTTTAGAAGTTGGAACGGAGACAATCATCGACAAATCGAAGTCCGTGAAGACTAATTTGATGCAGCTGTTTGAGGAGTCTGGGAACACAGATATAGAAGGAATAGATACAACTAATGCATGCTATGGAGGCACAGCTGCTGTCTTTAATGCCGTTAACTGGATTGAGTCCAGCTCTTGGGATGGTATGTTACATGTTATATGTTACATGTTATTCCAAAGAAACTCTCCTTGAGGATGCATAGGCCCAAACGACCTTTTAATTAATGCCATGTGCAATCTTGCCAGTTACGCTTGTTTGAATATGCTCAGAAATATAGCTCTTTCAACTTATCTGAATTATAAACTTGTTATCTTTATCATGTaggacaaaattataaaaatttggaatattttttctttgccaaAGATGAGGAAAGCACATTCTAGAAAAATAGAAGACTTCAGTTTATATGTGTGATATTTATAGTGGTGATCACCTTCTTAtgtattaacaaaaatatttttcaggacgGTATGCCCTGGTGGTTGCAGGAGATATCGCTGTCTATGCCACAGGAAATGCTAGACCTACAGGGGGAGTTGGAGCTGTTGCTCTGCTCATTGGGCCAAATGCTCCTTTAATTTTTGAGCGAGGTGAGTGTTTGAgagagcatttctttttttattagcaAAGTGTGCCAAGAAAgttgaaaacagaaacagaagccGGTATTTACTGAGTGTTCATTAAATGCGGGTACTGCCTGCTCAGTGCTTTGTGTTATTGTATTTAGTCTTTACAGCAATTTTATGAGGTAAGTAatgtcattctcattttacagagaagtaaGATGGGTTTAAGTAACAACCAAAAAGAGCAACTGGCCCATAGTCACTCATTAGTGACaagtttaatttgttttcagttcAGTAGAGCAATTGTGATGTCCCATTTAGACATATGAAGCTTGTGTAAAATGTTGCAATGAAAGAAGTCTTAGGCCCATCCATGGATACTGTTGTTTCATTTCAATTACATGTTGGTCTCACCTTGTGATTTCTATACTGCAAGTGGCAAGAGTAGATTATTAAGGAAAGTCCCCATATAATGGGATATGCTTACTAACATACAAACATCAAGAAGCAGAAATACATatcatcttccttttttgttctaaTAGGACTTCGTGGGACACATATGCAACACGCCTATGACTTTTACAAGCCCGATATGCTTTCTGAATATCCTATAGTAGATGGAAAACTCTCCATACAGTGCTACCTCGGTGCATTAGACCGCTGCTATGCTGTCTACCGCAAAAAGATCCGTGCGCAGTGGCAGAAAGGTGGGTTTCATCCATTCTCCTTGGTTTTGGTATCTGTTGAGGGCAGTGTGATATACTAAGTATCTTTAGTGAGATGTTGCTTTGTAGGAGTGTCCTTTAACCATTTCTTCCTCACCTACCAGATTGCATTTTCCCATAGTTTTTGGGAATGTGTAATTTCGGAAAACAGGTAAGCTTTGGAAATGAGGTATGTCTATGCAAAAATACTTAGATTTATCctcagtaaaaaattaaaactagggtTAAAGAAAGTGacttgggggcacctaggtggctcaggcaattaagtgtccgactcttgatttcagctcaggtcaggatctcacggttcatgagttcgagccttgtgttgggctctgagctgacagtacagagcctgcctgggattctctccctccctctgtggcctacctgggattctctctgcccctcccctgcttgtgctgtctatctgtctgtctctctctttcaaaataaaaaaacttgaattttgttcatcttttgaCAGAGGTACTTTTATAAGGCTTTAGTTTGCAACTGTGATCCAGAGCAAActctaatgaaaataaattgctgAAGTGACTCCCTCCACCCCATAGGTTGTTTGCATTTGACCTGTGAATTCATACTTGTTTTTTTAGTGTCCTCATTAATCTCTATCTTTAATCCTAAAAAAAGTTCTTGAGATATATTCAAAAGTACAGTATTTGAATTAGTGCTATTAAAACACACAGTATCCTATAAATCAGGCTTTTTCCATAAACTAACTTTGCTTTATAGAGGTTGTGAGAGAGGGTTAAAAATTGAATAACATAGTAAGATTGAATAACATAGTAAGATTCATGGTGGTCCTGGAGAAGAAGCATTCTTACATTGTGTAAAATGTCATACTGTTTAACAGTATTTAACAATACAGTGATTTTCTAGCTTTTTATTAGGATCCATAGTGAGAAGTACATTCTACTTTGTCTATGCTTGCTAAACGGAAACAAAAATATCATGAAATTACTCATCCATGCCACAAGCTATACAGTTTGCTATTTTCTACTGTAttgtctttcattaaaaaaatactcttaggttaaaaaaaaacaaaacaaaaaaagctggcCCCAACCCACTAAATTAAttacagactcttaagtatggaaACAGTGATGTGGTAGTGGATATTGTTCTATCTCTGGATGTCTTTTTGATCTGCATTTTAAGCCATTAGAGATTATTTCATTATACAGTATATTTTTGGttgctttttaaagatataaGAACATCGTAGCCTTGTTCTAAAATCAGCCTTCCAAAGATAGTGGTTTAAAtgaatttcataatttctttgtgtttctctttcagAGGGAAATGATAGAGATTTTACCTTGAATGATTTTGGTTTCATGATCTTCCACTCACCCTACTGTAAGCTGGTTCAGAAATCTCTAGCTCGGATGTTGCTGAATGACTTCCTTAATGACCAGAACAGAGATAAAAACAGTACCTATAGTGGCCTGGAAGCCTTTGGGTAAGAGGagttgttgtgattttttttccttctgtgtgagAGCATCATTATTTTTACAGACATGAAAATTTTAGAGTCAAAAGGATCTTAAAAGTCATCTAGTCTAACCCATCTATGTCATTAGTGAAGAAACGGAGTCCCAGGCAGGAGGTGGCTTATCTACATGAATTCTTTagttatttctcatattttctgatttcctcctTTTAGATCTGTTCCTGTTGTCACCATAATAATATAGCCTGATGAGTGCTCATATTTACTACTACAGCCTCTTAAATCTTTTCCCTGCCTCTCAAGTCCCTGTGCCCCATCCCATCTCACACGCTGCAGCTATCAAAGTCGCCTTTCCTACTCCTTCCACATTTTCCCCACTCTTGGGGCTCCCTAGAATGCCATGCCTGTTCCTTCTTGCCTGTGGCCCTTCTACGTCTAATAAAATTCTACTCAACTTTTTAAGACCTGGCTCCTGTAATATCATGACTTTTCTAACTAAGTAGACATTATTATGGACTTGAAAGAGTAGTGTGTTCAGCTTGGTGACGACGAAGCTTTAGTGAGTTTATAGACCCACTAGAATTAAGTTGTCTTAACATGATTATAAAAAACTTCAACCAAAAAGACTGTATGTGTGCAACTGTTACATCTTCCATAACCATTAGCATGTTGCTACTTGGcttttaataaataaggaaactaaatCATACACACAGATTAGAATATTAGTTACGTCCACTAGTATAATAAAAATGTAGTCTTTGAGCATCGTAAGATggtcttttttcttaatctttcagGGATGTTAAATTAGAAGATACCTACTTTGATAGAGATGTGGAAAAGGCATTTATGAAGGCTAGTTCTGAACTCTTTAATCAGAAAACAAAGGCATCTTTGCTTGTGtcaaatcaaaatggaaatatgTACACATCATCAGTGTATGGCTCCCTTGCTTCTGTTCTGGCACAGTAAGTACCCATTTCGGCTGCTTCACTCCTCTCATTTGGGGATGTTCAATTTCGAAGACTGAAGCTGCTGGCAGGCATGTTGTTGGCAGGTCACAGGATGACATTTTATTGCTAGGCTCTCTACCTACTGTCCATTGACCTAAAGAGAAATGGGACGAGGCTGCAGTTACTCCTGGGTACTTCGTTTCATACTGGCTTTCCTGGCTGCTGTTCTCGTGGTCTTCTTACTCTTGACCCGCAGTTGAACTGTAAATCCCTGGTTGGCAGAGTAACTCATTTTATGACACGATAACTTTCATAAAGCCCCATCATTCCCAAAGAGGCGAATAGTCTTGTTTCCAGTGTGCTTGTTGTAAAGCGCTAGGTTGGCTTCCTGCGGCTACAGGATGAATTTTGACTCCCAACTCAGTCTTCCCACACCTTGTAGTTTTAGGTCAGTGGGACTTTTTCATGACATTTCTTCCCTCTGCGCAGGTACACGCCTCAGCAGCTGTCAGGAAAGAGGATCGGTGTGTTCTCTTACGGTTCTGGCCTGGCTGCCACCATGTATTCCCTTAAAGTTACACAAGATGCCACACCAGGTAAATGCCAACACTCCCAACGAGTGTGTATCGAGAAGCTGCTGTACCAGGGTCCATTCAGCGGGCTTCCCAAGTGAGCGCTTGAATCTGTCCCGCAGATAATTACATTTGAATCTTCATCACTTCTTTCAATGTCACCAGAGTTTTACTCTTGAATGATCTGCCTTAACTGGGTAAATAAATGGCAGGATTATGTCTGAGTTGGGAGATCTTTTTCCCTCTCATCTgagtcagaaaaaatatataatgagctTAAAAAATCTTATTATGGCGGGGTGcctaggggctcagtcagttgaatgaccatctcttgatttcagctcaggtcatgatctcatagtctgtgagatcgagccctatgttgggctctgtactgagcactgagcctgtagcctgcttagggttctgtctgtctccctctgccctcccctgatcacgagtgttctctctctctctctcaatctaaaataaaaagaaagaaagaacacagcacTGCACTATACTTCCTCTTCcccaacagttttaaaaaatatatttttttagaggttttatttatttttgagagagagagctcaaggggggaggtgcagagagagagggagatagaggatcagaagccggctccgtgctgacagcagagagcctgatgtggggctcgaactcacaaacctcaagatcatgacctgacctgaagtcggatgctcaaccgactgagccacccaggcgccccattaaaaaaaaaaaaaaaaaaaaatcttattatggCACAGTGTTTGACTTTTCCTTCTTCAGCAAGTAactatttttatcctttgtgtcagttttaaagcatttataaCCAGGGGATATAGGTAGGGAAAGGGATGCATATCTGTTTACTACAGGCAACTTTTGAGTCTGATCATACGAGTAATAGCAAACCGtttctttttggtttggttttatactaagatatttgatttttataggtttctagtttttggcttaTATTTTGAGAAACTTTTGTCCCTTCCCTGAGTAGGAAGGAgcaaaacatggaaaaaaaactgGTGGAAGACTTGGCATTACTCTAAGACTGGATCATGTATTGACCATAGACAAGTTACTTATAGTTTCAGATCCCAATGATTTCCCGACTTGTCTATTGTCTGATACCAAACAAATGTCATAGGGAGGCTGCACCAAACAAATACTATCATATCTTTCAATTAAACAATATCAGGTAGTTCTACAAGGAACAAAaagttgtttttccatttggtAGCATTTTGTTCAGGCTTTGGGGCAtgctacttttgtcttttaattttggtgtTTACTGTTTTAGGGTCTGCTCTTGATAAAATAACAGCAAGTTTATGTGATCTTAAATCAAGACTTGACTCAAGAACTTGTGTGGCACCAGATGTCTTTGCTGAAAACATGAAGCTCAGAGAGGACACTCATCACTTGGGTAAAAATACTAAATTGTGTTTAAACatttaggtatatacccaaaagccTATTGGAGGGCTCTAATAATATGAAACATGTTACATGTAAGATAAGGATATCTAGGCTTTATTCGATACTAATCCGGTATCAGTAAAAATTGTGGGGAAATACGCAACTTTTTATCTCTAGTTTTATTACCAGGTGAATTGTATATCATAACTAACGTTTcatattctcttcctttcctttagtcAACTATATTCCCCAGAGTTCAGTAGATTCACTCTTTGAAGGAACATGGTACTTGGTCAGAGTGGATGAGAAGCACAGGAGGACCTATGCCCGGCGCCCCTCTCCCAGTGACGATACCCTGGGGGAAGGAGTGGGACTTGTGCATTCAAGTACAGCCACTGAGGTGGGTAAAGCTCATCGTGCTTGCTCTCTGCCTTTGACAGCGTAAGAAATTTCCATCCCCACATCTCCGGGGGACCcgagactgagccacctaaagGAATGTTGAGAAAGCAGAGTAATTCAGAGCTAGGGCTCTGGTGTTGGATTCCAGCTGTGCCATTTTCTACTGTATGAAGTGCTTTGCACTCAAATTATTAGCAGTTTGAAAATGGATAGTAAATACTAGGTTTTATTAAGAATAccaacatttaaaggaaaactgATGTAGAGAGAAGGCTCATTTTGTGGTAATGTCTTGGTGAGAGAGGAACCCCCCTCGTCTCTTCAGGCCATTGTCAAATCTCTATAAATTGTCAAGCAGCAACAATAATAGCAATGATTTGAATTCCTATTATATGCTAGGaacttcatttacattttatttttttaatgtttatttgtttttaagagcaagagagaggggcgcctgggtggctcagtcggttgggcggccgacttcggctcaggtcatgatctcgcggtccgtgagttcaagccccgcgtcgggctctgtgctgacagctcagagcctggagcctgtttccgattctgtatctccctctctctgaccctcccccgttcatgctctgtctctctctgtctcaaaaataaaataaacatttaaaaaaaaaaaaaaaagcaagagagagagaccagggaggtacagagagaaagggagacagagaatcctaagcaggctctgtgttgtcaacGCAGTGCCCgatgtcgggctcgaactcacgaactgtgagatcatgacctgagccaaaatcaagagtcggatgcttaaccgacttaagccatccaggcgcccctatttgcattttctaatttagTCCTTACAAAATCCATCTTGAGTAAATGATgctatccccattctacagatgaagctGCAAGAAGTTAGATGATTTGCCAAGTCAAGGCCACGCTTTAAACTAGGGACTTTATGACCTTGAAGTCGTTTATTTTATCTGCTCATCACAAACTTGATGAATGCATAGGCTCGCTTCTTGCTCTTACACAAATTAGGTAGCAAGTCGTGGCGCTAGAGTGAGAGTTGGCAATGCAAGAGTAGCAAGTAGAATACTGTGTATGGAAGGTGTCGGTGGTCTTCTCTCCCTCGCTCTGAGTATTTGTGTATTACTTCACCATTAGGTAAAGAATCGCTATTTAGTTCCTTCCCTGAAAGGTTCTATAGGATATGTGTTTAGCATCAACCTCTCCAAAGTTGTCCTTTCTCaggtttttctttaatgagaattttaattagcactctatctctaaaaaaaaccccaaggagTCAACAACTCTTTTTCCTTCGATTTTAGCACATTCCAAGTCCTGCTAAGAAAGTGCCAAGGCTCCCTGCAACAGCGGCAGAACCCGAAGCGGCTGTCATTAGTAACGGGGAGCATTAAGATACTTGTGTGAAGTGGAAGACTTCAGTGTGGGTTCGGGTGGGGGGTATGTATGGGAACAGTTCTGGGAATGGGATGTCTGGGGACAATTTTAAAGGATTACATGTTATGTAACTTTTTATGTGACTGACATGGAGCCTGGAAAACTATCGTGTTCTTGGGAAAGTCTCTTTGCTCAATTTGCTAACATGCTTCCTGTCGTGGTCTAGCCAATGCTTAATGTACCGGAATGATGTTTAAGGGCTCTGTAAACTTCATACCTCTCTGGCCATTTGTATGCATGAAGCTTAGTTTTTAAATGTGGTATGACGAATTGTGCGCTTTGGGCGAAGAAAGCAGAGGTACTGGTCTccgattttaatttttttaaacacgtAAGAATTTTGTACTTTGAACAAACAAGCTTACTGAAAGTACCTGtggtttttgaaaaaagtttctaGTTCAGGGCGTATGGTCTTAAAATGTGATATGCACAAACCCTGTTTAAAAATGGCAAGACAAACCtgctctttttctataatttataaatcCTGAAGAGGGAGAAGAGTTGGGATGATATGGCACTGGTTCTGGAAACCGGAATGTTGCTTTAAATCCAGGCCAGCAGGGATGAGTTATTGCAATGACCTCTGTGAACAGAGAGATGCTAGCCTTGAGTGGACGTTTGGCATAGACAGCGTGCTGCACTGGGAGCTATGGCTGTACCTCTGGGTCTGCTTCTGGATCGTTGGCTCAAGGTGGATTATGCCGAACAACACCGAGATGTCGGTGGAGCTGTGTATGAGGAAGTGTTGGGATCCTTCTTTGCACCTTATTTTGAAGAATAAGTAAAACATCTTTCTGGCTgcctttaaaacttttaaaacaaaatggaaggatGAGGCAGGGCATTATTAGGTCACTTCTGATGCTTCGGTGTTACAAATTCAACTTAAAGACTGACAGCCTAAATTCATGGTgtaagtattccttttttttttttttttttttttttttttttcttttttgggtatattttcaatgaaaaaaacaaaaaaaaaaaaacacaaaaaactgcaACCCACGTTTTTATATAGTATGACCAGCCAAAAAGAGTATTCCATTTCAAGTTCTGGAAGTAggatttataaagcatttttttagaCTTTCAccttaaaaaaccaacaaaaactatCACATAGGATGAATAAGAAGACTGGTTAGATCGTTTTGTAGATCTTCTTGGTGCTGAATATGACATGAGCCTTATAGATTGTAACATAGAGATAGTTGGAACTAATGTACAGaactcaattttttaaactttatttgctGTTAAATTCTGTGAAGTTTCAGTTATCTCAGATAAACTTACACAAATATGAACTGTAATGTTTCAGATTGCAAGGTAATATGTAATGTAGTGTTTGTAAAATACTCTTGTCTAATATTAACTAGTGGTATTTTGATTTGTACAGTCATAATTTGttaaaatgacttcattttaacatCTACTGATGTAGATTAATAATGTAAGTTCACATTTAAAGATTAATGGGAAAATGGTGCATGTAATACTTTCACAAGTATTGGGAGTTTGGTATGTTTTGAAAAGAGTTAATTTAACTTTTGGGTGTCAGGAAATGGGTTTCTCAAAGTCCATTGCCGGCAATGGGCAAGCCTGGTGAAATTGTCAGAGCATTAACTGTACACCTCATCGACAGTGAGGTGAATAACTTTGAATAAAGttttagagaaatatttcagatatttgagtattcttttttttcccctcctgaaCTAAGAATTCAGGCAAGAAATCAGCCAAGGTGCTATTTCTAAATATGggcatttgtttcatttcatttcattcattcactaatttattcattcatcactcagcaaacatttgaaAACCTGATATAAGCAAGGCACTCTGCTTAGGTCAGAATTAAAGAGTTATAAGGCATAATGTCTTGTCGTCAAGGAGCTATTCATCTAGTGTGGAAGAATTTGTACTCATAATTTATTCTTACCTTTTAAACAAAGTGGGTGGTCAGCATGTATAAATTTggctgtaaatatttatgaagagaGTTACTGTGTTTTCCCGGAAACAACCTAAGATTAAGAGTTACCAATTAAAGATCAAACTTTACAGCCAATGAACTGCTTCCAACCAGCAAGAGCCTCCAACGTAAGAGTCACGTGGTGCTGGTGCTCCCAGGGGTTTTATAGAGAGAATGTTCACATTGGCAGTAATACTGGACCAGATCATCTCTAGGAGCCGTATCAACTCTTAGGATTGTATGAATTAGGAATTAATCCAGATTATTTGCTAATCCCAATCAGCTCATATCATCGTGTCATGTCTACATTCAATACTTAGTGATAATTTCTTAaccttctgggtttttgtttttatgaacacTAGTGAGTAAGTTTAAGATTAGCAGTAGATCAAACTCAGACGGATGCAAACAGCTACTTTTGATCCTCCTGTGATTCAGTTGAAACGCTTCTTCCCTTACCTCCTGTTTGAAATGTCCTGAAAGAAACACTAAAGATGTCAACAGAGCAAGGAATGAATGTAACAGGGCTTGAAATCATTTCAAGTGAGGTAATCTTGACATCAAAACGAACacttttctttaaactttccAGCAACTACTTTTAATTAAGTCCTAGGTTCCTTGTGTTTTTCCAAATTGGTGGTCAAAGAAAACAGTCGTCCTGtgattcccctcccccaaattattATAATGGTAGTAATTTGGTGCTGAAGATTATGAATAGCAATCCTCAAGAAGTTTATAGATCATCAGAGTTCTggcttataataataataatgcatttttattttaaatgtttagaagtAAAAAGGAATTCATCTTTTCTTTGCCCATGTTTCATCATTGTGCAAGCctctatagtaaaaaaaaaaaaaaaaaaaaagaaatgaggggcgcctggggggctcagtcggttaagggtctgactagctcaggtcatgatctcacggtttgtgagttcgagccccgcgtcgggctctgtgctgtcagttcagagcctggagcctgcttcggattctgtgtctacctctctctctgcccctcccccactcatgctctgtctctcaaaaaatgaataaacgttaaaaaaaattttaaaaaaaaggaaaaattaaagttttgttAGACTGATTTTACAAAAGCATCCCTGTGCCTCCATGTCTTTCAGATGCTATTAAGCAAGCACCTCCAACCCACCTTAGCAAAACTCTCGATCTTTAGGGCAAGAGTTGCTTCCTCCCTGAAGGCTGCCTAGACTGCATATGTGCTTACTGCAAATGTGCTTACATTTCACTCTATCAAATTCCTTATTCAGGCTTGCAAACTCCTAGAGGATCTGTTCTCTGCCTACTTCAACTCAGTACCACACTCACCAAGATTTACAATGTTTCCATCTACcctgtcttctcccttcctcaaaaTGTGCCAGGTTTATTCTTCAGGCCTTAAAGCCTTTGGTCTATGCATCAGAACCCTTCGACACATTTCAGATGCTCTCTGCCTTGCCTTCAACTCCAGCCACAAGGGTGGCAACTGTCTCCGGTCTTTGCCCAGGACCCCGGAGAATGTGATAACATCTCCCTTTGGATTCCCGCTATAGACCTTTCGCTTCAGCCTCACTGTGATGTGGGGTCCCCGCAGAACTCACGTGGCACTCACAATTTCAACAGGCTCCAAGTGCAGAGGAGTTAAGTTCCCACGGCCACCCTTGACCAATGATGGACCTGGCTGGCGgatgtttcctccttttctcccttgggCAGACAGTTCTGAGAAACGTTCCAGAAGTTTCCTCAGAAGATCCTACAGAATCAACCACCAGTTGGCCCGTGGCCAATTTGCAGTGCATCCTTATGTGGCTTTCCTCTATTCGGTTTTACTCCTGTGCATCTCCTGTGTCCTGGGTCATTTCCCAAATATGTGAGTTGCATGTAAGCTTTTGTCtcgggctttttttttcttttctctctttttttttttttttttttttagaatccagGCTAAGACGATTGATACCCAGAATAGCCCTATAATGCAGACCCTCAGGGTAGGAGTTGAGGGCTGGTTTACTCACCAGTCATGGCAATCACCCCATTGCTGTTTGTAGTAGGCATATGATTCCCCCCGCATCCCCAAAGATGAACATCTCTAGAACTTGTGAATATGTTTACCTTACTTGGCAGAAGCAAATGTCATTAAGGACCTTGAGCTGGGGAGATTATGCTAGGTGGTCTGGATAGGCCCACGCTAACCATGCAggcccttaaaagcagagaacttttCTGGGCTGTGATCAGAGGGAGATGTGAGTTATAGAAAGATGGTCAGAGAGATGTAACATCGCTGACTTTGCAGATGGAGGACCggggccacaaaccaaggaatgtggACAAGGAATTTGACAATTCTTTATCAAAGTCCAAGCCTTGGTAAGAAGAGATTGGGATACTGGGGCCTGAGTTAGTAACCACAGTGTAGATGAACCTGAAAATGCTGAGAACAAGATTCTGCTTACACAGGACTGGCAGAAGCAGCTGTTCTCCCTTGCCTGGAGCCCCTGCCAATGTCTCTGGTGAGGCAGATGCCTGCAAGCTGAGGCATGACCTCCTCGAGACCATCTTCCAATGCCCTTATTATTCTCCAAACCCGGAACCAGGTCAGGCCTCAACAGCTGCCACACAGACTGAGGATAGAAATACAGCGTCTGTGTGGGAAGAAGTAGCTTGGGCACAGGAGGAATTGCAGAATCAAGCTAATATGTATTATCAGGAACCAGGGCAAAATGTGTTCGAGTGGATCTTGAAGACATTGGGCCAGGGGTGGAGGTCGAGGAAGAATAGCAGGTGGGATAAGGGAGAGCTAATCATCCTGGGAGCATTTACCCATGACTTGGAGAGGACAACATAAACTGGTCCTAACATGCAGCCGGGATGGCTATAGAGGTTTGGACATGAGTGCGGCCTGCAGTAAATGAGGCAAAGATGTCTCAGTGTTAAGGAAAAGGTAAGAAAGTTCTGGGAGGTACGAATATTAGAAAGGTTTCATTAAGTGAGACTGAAGAACCATCTACGTACATTCCCCAGGAGGACGTTACCTTCACTTGAGGCAATAAAGAATGTTCTGGGAGGGGTGTACCAGCACTTATGTAAAGGTCAGTGATGGCTACACACTGCCAGCAGGCCTTGGCAGTGGGAAATGCTGCCACGGAACCAGGCGTGCTATGATCAGCGGGGATGATGGGATTCCAGAATGACAGAGGTCATGTATTATCACTTAAATGTCAGAGGTGAGGTGGACATAATAGAATGGACAGTTGGCTGGAGGGAAAATCAAGGAGCCTTTGTTTTGTGACAAAGGCTAATAGTTCAGAGTTCTGAGTGACAGCTGGCTAGAGTGTTACCTGACTtgtataacaaaaaaaaaaaaagaaaaagaaaaagaaaggaaagaaaaagaggcaagcTGGTGAGGAGAGGCTGATATAGCCTGTCACGAGAAAATCATGGTCCCAGAGCTAAGTTATAGACCCAGTGCACAGTGACTGGGAGGCCAGGTCTTGAGGAAAAGCCTGCTGGCACAAGTATATACGGTATACGTGCCCAGAATTTTTAAGGACTGTTGGCTAAAAAGTCCAAACTGAACTGGATACCAGGAAATCCTAAACACTATTATGACCCTAAGTGTGGATGGGCGTCTTTAGAAACCAGGTGATGAGTGGAGTTCTGGCCAAAGTCTGTCTCACAGTGGGTCCCACCTTGGGGTTCCTTCCCCAGTCTCCAACTATCTACTTGGGATCGATACTTTTAGACCACTGACCTGTGGAGGAAGAGCCACGTGGAAACCT contains the following coding sequences:
- the HMGCS1 gene encoding hydroxymethylglutaryl-CoA synthase, cytoplasmic → MPGSLPLNAEACWPKDVGIVALEIYFPSQYVDQAELEKYDGVDAGKYTIGLGQARMGFCTDREDINSLCMTVVQNLMERNSLSYDCIGRLEVGTETIIDKSKSVKTNLMQLFEESGNTDIEGIDTTNACYGGTAAVFNAVNWIESSSWDGRYALVVAGDIAVYATGNARPTGGVGAVALLIGPNAPLIFERGLRGTHMQHAYDFYKPDMLSEYPIVDGKLSIQCYLGALDRCYAVYRKKIRAQWQKEGNDRDFTLNDFGFMIFHSPYCKLVQKSLARMLLNDFLNDQNRDKNSTYSGLEAFGDVKLEDTYFDRDVEKAFMKASSELFNQKTKASLLVSNQNGNMYTSSVYGSLASVLAQYTPQQLSGKRIGVFSYGSGLAATMYSLKVTQDATPGSALDKITASLCDLKSRLDSRTCVAPDVFAENMKLREDTHHLVNYIPQSSVDSLFEGTWYLVRVDEKHRRTYARRPSPSDDTLGEGVGLVHSSTATEHIPSPAKKVPRLPATAAEPEAAVISNGEH